A genome region from Nocardioides cynanchi includes the following:
- a CDS encoding MerR family transcriptional regulator: MHIKDLAERAGVTVRAVRYYESRGLVTPRRESNGYRAYDDADVGVVREVRALLSLGMTAEETRPFVECLRAGNDRADVCPASLSAYRRRIADVDARIAELTALRGQLTALLLEAEGYRTTKETA; encoded by the coding sequence ATGCACATCAAGGACCTGGCCGAGCGGGCGGGCGTGACCGTGCGCGCGGTGCGCTACTACGAGTCCCGCGGGCTGGTCACGCCGCGGCGCGAGAGCAACGGCTACCGCGCGTACGACGACGCCGACGTGGGCGTCGTCCGCGAGGTACGTGCCCTGCTGTCGCTCGGTATGACCGCGGAGGAGACCCGGCCCTTCGTCGAGTGCCTGCGCGCCGGCAACGACCGGGCCGACGTCTGCCCCGCGTCGCTGTCGGCGTACCGACGACGGATCGCCGACGTCGACGCCCGCATCGCCGAGCTGACCGCGCTGCGCGGCCAGCTGACCGCCCTCCTCCTCGAAGCAGAGGGCTACCGCACGACCAAGGAGACCGCATGA
- the trxA gene encoding thioredoxin, whose amino-acid sequence MSSIHEITDQQFAAEVLEAETPVLVEFWAPWCGPCRQLGPVLEQIASERAGSLKVVKINQDENPLVSADYRVMGLPTMLVFEGGEAVASMLGARPKSRIVEELDRVLAPTP is encoded by the coding sequence ATGAGCAGCATCCACGAGATCACCGACCAGCAGTTCGCCGCCGAGGTGCTCGAGGCCGAGACCCCGGTGCTGGTGGAGTTCTGGGCACCCTGGTGTGGCCCGTGCCGCCAGCTGGGCCCGGTGCTCGAGCAGATCGCGAGCGAGCGGGCCGGGTCGCTCAAGGTCGTCAAGATCAACCAGGACGAGAACCCTCTGGTGTCCGCCGACTACCGCGTGATGGGGCTGCCCACGATGCTGGTCTTCGAGGGTGGCGAGGCGGTAGCGTCGATGCTGGGCGCCCGGCCGAAGTCGCGGATCGTCGAGGAGCTCGACCGGGTGCTGGCTCCGACGCCCTGA
- a CDS encoding nitroreductase family deazaflavin-dependent oxidoreductase, translating to MALTGTYVPSKQQWVRDQVAEYEASDGTRANTLRDTGYPIVVITSVGAKSGHLRKNPVMRVERDGTYVAIASKGGADDNPEWYHNFLAHPEVELQDGPERHVYTVRLAEGDERADWWDYSVATWPTYGEYQKKTEREIPVFLLERA from the coding sequence ATGGCACTCACCGGCACCTACGTCCCCAGCAAGCAGCAGTGGGTCCGCGACCAGGTCGCGGAGTACGAGGCGTCCGACGGCACCCGGGCGAACACGCTGCGCGACACCGGCTACCCGATCGTGGTGATCACCTCGGTCGGCGCGAAGTCGGGCCACCTGCGCAAGAACCCCGTGATGCGGGTCGAGCGCGACGGCACCTACGTCGCGATCGCGTCGAAGGGAGGCGCCGACGACAACCCCGAGTGGTACCACAACTTCCTGGCCCATCCCGAGGTGGAGCTCCAGGACGGCCCCGAGCGGCACGTCTACACGGTGCGGCTGGCCGAGGGCGACGAGCGCGCGGACTGGTGGGACTACTCGGTGGCCACCTGGCCGACCTACGGCGAGTACCAGAAGAAGACCGAGCGCGAGATCCCCGTCTTCCTGCTCGAGCGCGCCTGA
- the recD gene encoding exodeoxyribonuclease V subunit alpha produces the protein MIEPFETDDAHDRRLALGADGVLGAFNAAGVLEAADVHAARRIQALAGEPDDDAALALALTVRSVRHGSVCLDLDDLSRTSLPAGLSWPSPGWAARVGAGRLAAAGVLRVEGTVAYLDRYWREECQVRDDLVARLDLPAPQVDEERMAVVAPVLFPQGYDEQRAAAISAARQWTTVLTGGPGTGKTTAVAGLLALLADQSDRPLRIALTAPTGKAAARLQEAVRTALAEPHFADHAAAVGAPTAQTLHRLLGWKRGSRNRFRHDRRNRLPHDVIVVDETSMVSLTMMARLVEAVRADCRLVLVGDPDQLASVEAGAVLADLVDGLARRRPTTVTSLRTSHRFGRQINELAEAVRDGHADRVLDLLAAGGDHLELLDPDDPATLPGLRARAVAHALRLRAAAVTGDAARAIEVLDEHRLLCAHRDGPWGVGHWNRAIERGLAETTGLPIGGGWGQEWYAGRPLLLTSNDYGLDLFNGDTGVVVAEGEGTRAAIATPHGPRLLATSRLTDVDTMHAMTVHKSQGSQAAQVTVLLPPDDSLLLTRELFYTALTRAEHKVTVIATAAALRLAVSRPANRASGLARRLDHAPVDET, from the coding sequence ATGATCGAGCCGTTCGAGACCGACGACGCGCACGACCGACGCCTCGCGCTCGGTGCCGACGGCGTGCTCGGTGCCTTCAACGCGGCCGGTGTGCTCGAGGCGGCCGACGTCCACGCGGCGCGGCGGATCCAGGCGCTGGCCGGCGAGCCCGACGACGACGCCGCGCTGGCCCTGGCGCTCACCGTGCGCTCGGTGCGGCACGGATCTGTCTGCCTCGACCTCGACGACCTCTCCCGCACCAGCCTCCCGGCCGGCCTCAGCTGGCCGTCGCCCGGCTGGGCGGCGCGGGTCGGCGCCGGCCGGCTCGCCGCGGCCGGGGTCCTCCGGGTCGAGGGGACCGTCGCCTATCTCGACCGCTACTGGCGCGAGGAGTGCCAGGTGCGCGACGACCTCGTCGCCCGCCTCGACCTGCCCGCGCCGCAGGTCGACGAGGAGCGGATGGCCGTGGTGGCGCCCGTGCTCTTCCCGCAGGGGTACGACGAGCAGCGCGCGGCCGCGATCTCCGCGGCCCGGCAGTGGACCACCGTGCTGACCGGCGGACCGGGCACCGGCAAGACCACGGCGGTGGCGGGCTTGCTGGCGCTGCTGGCCGACCAGTCGGACCGCCCGCTCCGGATCGCCCTGACCGCGCCGACCGGCAAGGCGGCGGCCCGGTTGCAGGAGGCCGTCCGCACCGCGCTGGCCGAGCCGCACTTCGCCGACCATGCCGCGGCCGTCGGTGCGCCGACGGCCCAGACGCTGCACCGCCTGCTCGGCTGGAAGCGCGGCAGCCGGAACCGGTTCCGCCACGACAGGCGCAACCGGCTGCCGCACGACGTGATCGTGGTCGACGAGACCTCGATGGTCTCCCTGACGATGATGGCCCGCCTGGTCGAGGCGGTGCGGGCCGACTGCCGGCTGGTCCTGGTCGGTGATCCCGACCAGCTGGCCTCGGTCGAGGCCGGGGCGGTGCTCGCCGACCTGGTCGACGGCCTGGCCCGACGACGCCCGACCACGGTGACCTCGCTGCGCACGTCGCACCGCTTCGGTCGCCAGATCAACGAGCTGGCCGAGGCCGTGCGCGACGGGCACGCCGATCGCGTGCTCGACCTGCTGGCCGCGGGCGGTGACCACCTGGAGCTGCTCGACCCCGACGACCCGGCGACGCTGCCGGGCCTGCGGGCCCGAGCGGTCGCCCACGCGCTGCGGCTCCGCGCGGCTGCGGTCACCGGAGACGCTGCCCGTGCGATCGAGGTGCTCGACGAGCACCGCCTCCTGTGCGCCCACCGCGACGGGCCGTGGGGGGTCGGCCACTGGAACCGTGCGATCGAGCGCGGCCTCGCCGAGACCACCGGTCTGCCGATCGGGGGCGGCTGGGGGCAGGAGTGGTACGCCGGGCGGCCCCTGCTGCTGACCAGCAACGACTACGGCCTCGACCTCTTCAACGGCGACACCGGGGTGGTCGTCGCCGAGGGCGAGGGCACCCGCGCGGCGATCGCGACGCCCCACGGCCCCCGTCTGCTGGCCACGTCGCGGCTGACCGACGTCGACACCATGCACGCGATGACCGTGCACAAGAGCCAGGGCAGCCAGGCCGCCCAGGTGACCGTGCTGCTGCCGCCCGACGACTCCCTGCTGCTCACCCGCGAGCTGTTCTACACCGCGCTCACCCGCGCCGAGCACAAGGTCACCGTGATCGCGACCGCCGCGGCCCTGCGGCTGGCCGTCTCCCGGCCGGCCAACCGCGCGAGCGGCCTGGCGCGGCGCCTCGACCACGCACCGGTCGACGAAACCTGA
- a CDS encoding amino acid-binding protein — protein MLLLRVELPNVPGSLGRLASAIGAAGGDIDAIEIVEKRHDGTAVDDVLLEMVGGAMPDSVVSACTAVEGVRVLWISRYLAGGNLFLDLEVVESLTGEPATALDRLVELLPVAFRCEWAARAKLGPDGSTVELASEGAPADLSLRPGSGLDRQTIGDDLVAVAPVGHKRVVAIGRRGGPEFLDSELARFGHLVALAASIARAAR, from the coding sequence ATGTTGCTGCTGCGCGTCGAGCTACCCAACGTGCCCGGGTCGCTGGGCCGGCTGGCCAGCGCGATCGGTGCGGCGGGCGGAGACATCGACGCGATCGAGATCGTCGAGAAGCGCCACGACGGCACCGCCGTGGACGACGTACTCCTCGAGATGGTCGGCGGGGCGATGCCCGACTCGGTGGTCTCCGCCTGCACCGCGGTCGAGGGCGTCCGGGTGCTGTGGATCAGTCGTTACCTGGCCGGCGGCAACCTGTTCCTCGACCTCGAGGTCGTCGAGTCGCTGACCGGCGAGCCCGCGACCGCCCTGGACCGCCTGGTCGAGCTGCTGCCGGTCGCCTTCCGCTGCGAGTGGGCGGCCCGGGCCAAGCTGGGACCCGACGGCTCCACCGTGGAGCTGGCCAGTGAGGGCGCCCCGGCCGACCTCTCCCTGCGCCCCGGCTCCGGCCTGGACCGGCAGACGATCGGTGACGACCTGGTCGCCGTCGCGCCGGTGGGCCACAAGCGGGTCGTCGCCATCGGCCGCCGTGGCGGCCCGGAGTTCCTCGACTCCGAACTGGCCCGCTTCGGCCACCTCGTGGCGCTCGCGGCCTCCATCGCCCGCGCCGCTCGCTGA